The DNA segment TCGCACCACAACACCCGAATTTCCACTTTCGTCACGTCGACGTGCTCAACGGCGTCTATAACCCCGAGGGCCAGCTGGATCCCGAGACATTCGAGTTTCCCTACCCGGACGAATCGTTCGACTTCGCGTTTCTGACCTCCGTCTTCACTCACATGCTGCCGCCCGAGCTGCGGCACTACCTCCAGGAGATTCGCCGGGTCCTTCGCCCGCAGGGGCGATGCCTGATGACCTTCTTCCTGCTCAATGAAGAGTCGCTGGACGCGGCTCGCGCAGGCCGCGCGAAGCGCCGGTTCGCCCACGAGGGAGACGGATACTTCTACGACATCGCCAGGCGGCCGGAGGCGGCGGTCGCGTATCGCGAGGAAGACGTCCTGGGCTTCTTCGAGCAGGCGGGCTTCGAGCTCCACGCGCCGATCCGGTACGGTCGCTGGACGGGTCGCCAGAGCCAGGGCGCAGGCCAGGACATGCTGGTGGTCAAACCGGCCTGAGGCCACGGCCCCGACTTGGCGGCTTTGGGGCGGTACGCGCCACTCGCGGAGACGACCACGGCTGTCGCCTCCACCATGCCGGTGATGTACGCTCGATCGCCAGTTTCGGTCTTCCAACAGCGCCAGGAGGGGGTGCCCAGTGGCGAGCGACGTTAGCGGGGGGTCAGGCCGCCCGCCGCGCCTGCGCGGACCTGGGATCGCCAAGAAGCTGATCCCGCTGCTCGCCGTCTTCGGCCTGACCGCCGCGGTGGCGCTCCTCTCCGGATTACACCCGGCTGCCCACGGTCAGACGTCGGCTGCCGCAGTGCGGCCGAACATCCTCGTGGTCGAAACCGATGACCAGACGGTCGAATCGATGCGAGTGATGCACAACGTCAACTCGCTGATCGGCGGCCGGGGGGCGATCTTCAAGAACAACTTCACCAACCATTCGCTCTGCTGCCCCTCCCGAGCCACCTTCCTCACTGGCCAGTACGAGCACAACCACGGCGTGATCGGCAACACGCCGCCGAATGGCGGCTTCGAGCGCTTTCAGGAGTTGCACGCGAACAACAACCTCGCGGTCTGGCTCCACGATGCGGGCTACTACACGGCGATGATCGGGAAGTACCTGGCCCTTTACGCGAACAAGCCGCCGGTCCCGCCCGGCTGGTCGGAGTGGCAGGCGACCGCCGCGAACCTCTACCCAGAGGCGAACGCGTTCAAGTTCTATGACTACACGATCAACCAGAACGGCACCCTGGTCCACTTTGGCCATGACCCCGCCGACTACAAGGAGGACGTGCTCACTCGAAAGGCGGTCAACTTCGTCGGCCGCCGCGCGCCCAACGCACAGCCGTTCTTTCTCTGGCTCACCTACACGGCGCCGCACATCGGCGGCCCCGACCCAAACCCACAGCCG comes from the Solirubrobacterales bacterium genome and includes:
- a CDS encoding class I SAM-dependent methyltransferase, with translation MRRKVRVRETPGVDFRAAGDLYLRWFVELGSLTPDQAVLEPGCGTGRMAQPLTGYLDATGSYEGFDVVRNAIEWCEENIAPQHPNFHFRHVDVLNGVYNPEGQLDPETFEFPYPDESFDFAFLTSVFTHMLPPELRHYLQEIRRVLRPQGRCLMTFFLLNEESLDAARAGRAKRRFAHEGDGYFYDIARRPEAAVAYREEDVLGFFEQAGFELHAPIRYGRWTGRQSQGAGQDMLVVKPA